The genomic segment ACAACTGGATTTACAATGGTGCCTTCTTCTGCATGAATCGTAAAAGGCATCATAACCCCATAGTTAAATGGTATGTCCCATGCCAATACGGGCATAATTGCTGAAGCAACACTTCCTAAAGTCGCTCCAAAGCTACAGTTTACAAATCCGTCTGTTTGCTTACTAGATTGCGAAAAATCAAGGGTAATTTCGTCGCCCTTTACTTCCATTCGACAATGAATGCGATAAAGTTCATCCACGTGCCCATTATTTTCTGTCCATTCTTCAGCTTCATAGACGTCCTCTTGAATGCTTTCAATACGTTTGCGGACAACTTCTTCCGCTAGTTCAATTGATTTTTGCGTATAATCCCAAAACTTTTGGTTACCAACTTCATTAATCGTAGCAGTCAGTCTCTTAATTCCCGTATTGTTAGCTGCAACAAGACTTCGAACGTCATTCCAGAAAAGAACAGGTAGACGAAGATTGTTTAAAATCATATTTTTTACAAACTCAATTGGACGGCCGTTCTCATAAATCTTTGTGCCAGGCGGCATGCGGATCGCTTCACTGAAACAATCAACTGCTTGTGGTGCAAAACCACCTGGTGTCATTCCCCCAACATCCATTAAGTGTGCTTGCGATTGTGCCCATGCGATGATTTCACCATCATAAAATATTGGTGAAAGTAACGTAACATCAGGTGGATGAGTAGAACCAGAAGTATGCGGATCGTTACTAATAAACGCATCACCTGGATTCACATCGGTTAAGGTAATCGCTTTCAAAAGGTTTTGAATCGCAATGCTCCCAGAGCCAATGTGGAACTGAACGTAATCAGAGTAAGCAAGCACTCTTCCTTCTTTATCAAAAATGGCCGTATTAAAATCCCCAGCTTCTGTAATAACTGGTGAACCTGAAGAACGTATCATTGCAATGCCCATTTCTTCTACGATGTTATTGAGCCGCATACGCAATACTTCCAATGTTACTGGATCGAAATTTTTCATGGAACAACCTCCTATTTATTTTATTCAAATTAATTGTTAGCCAAACTATTTAAGGACAAGACGGTAGCCATCCAATGAATCAAGTGGCTCCAATGTACCTCCTTTAGGAACAAAAATTGTCGTATCTGGCAACTCTAAGATACACGTTCCCGAAACGGCTGATTCGATGCCATCTCGATAAACTGGTATATTGAGTAATTCACCTGACATCGGTTCAAAAACATCTCTCATATCTTTACGAAGCAATTCTACTCCTGTTCTAAGCTCCTTCATTTGCTTCCCTGCTGCTTCTTTAGAACCACCAACAGCGCGAATGCGTGCATTAACTAGAAGGATTTCTGCATCTTCCCAAGCGGTCCCTGCTCCGAATTCTTTCTCATAATCCTCAATGAATGATTGACGGATAACTGTTTTATCTTCCTCAGTAAGGACTCCATTAGGAATTCTTGTTGCAACTTCAAAAATTTGACCGTTAAATTTCATATCTACCTCACGAATAAGAATGCGAGTTTCTTCAGGAATGGATTCTTTTTCAAACCATTCAAGTGCTTTTTGATCCAATTCGTTAAAAACTGTATTCAAATAGTCAATGGATTGGTTAAAAGTCCATGGTGCTGTTTTTGAAGTTGTATAAATTGCTTCTGCCTGTAAGAGACCTGTAGCAGAAAAAACGGACGCTTGTTTCGGAATAATAATTTCATTAATTCCGAGTTCATGACCAATGGCAGCAACAAACAATCCAGTCGCTCCACCAAATGAAACGAGACTAAAATCACGAGGGTCATATCCACGATTAATTGTAATCGATCGAATTGCATTTGCCATTTGATGAATCGTTAATTGGTAAATGCCTGATGCTGTTTTTTCAATGGAAAGATCTAATGAATCAGCCAGCTTGTCTTTTATAGCTTGAACCGCTTTGTCACGATTAATTTCCACACTTCCACCTAGGTAATAATTTGGATCGAGTAGATTTAATACGACCGCAGCATCCGTGACAGTTGGTTCCGTTCCGCCATTGTCATAACATACTGGTCCTGGATTTGCCCCTGCACTCTTTGGACCTACTCTTAGTAAACCTCGACTATCTAACCAGGCAATACTACCCCCACCTGCACCGATCCCTTCGATATCAACGACAGTTAAGCTCGTAGAAAATTCACCAATCTCTGCACGTTGAACGATTCTCGCTTCACCGTCAGAAATAAAGGACGTATCAAAGGTCGTACCACCCATGTCTGCCGTGATAATTTTATCAATATTTAACTTGTTACCAATTGCTTTTGAAGCTACTACTCCTCCTACTGGACCAGAATTGAACATATAAATTGGCTTTTTAATAACATCTCCAATTGAAGCGAAGCCTCCGTTGACTTGCATAATTTTAATTTCACACTGTAAGCCATACTTATTAAATTTGCGTTCCAATTCTTCGAAATGGCGCTCTACGATTGGCTTGACGGCAGCGTCAAGAACCGTTGTTACCATTCTTTCGTATTCTCTATACATTGGAGCAATTTCTGAAGATAAAGTACAAGGCACTTCAGGAGCAAGTTCAGCTAAAATTTCTTTTACACGCTGCTCATGCTTAGGATTTCTAAACGAAAACAAGAAACATACAGCGATAGCTTGAACTCCTTTATCTAAAAGGTTTTTTAATTCATTTCTTATCTGTTCTTCATCTAATTTAACAACTTCATCACCGTTCACATCGACGCGCTCAGTAATTTCCACAATGTTTTGTCGATCAACAATATCAGGTTTCGGCTTTTGTAAATGGGGGTCATACTCGCTCCCACGAGCTGAACGTGCAATACGTAACGTATCAGCAAACCCCTTTGTTGTTAATAACCCAACTTTTGCGAGACGCATTTCATCAATTGCATTGGTTACAATAGTATTCCCCAATACAAATCGGTTAATTTTAGGCACAAGCTGTCGAACACCTATATCCATTCTCTTTGACACTTCCTCTAGTCCAACTAAGATACCGCTTACAATATCTTTTGTAGAGAGTGCCTTAGCTGTCCAAAGTTGGTTTGTACCCGTTACAACAACATCTGTAAACGTACCCCCGATGTCAATACCTACTTCATACCCCACTGAATACACCTCCGAATAAATTTTTTGATGGTTTCCGTTGAGAAAATAAAAGTTTTACATCAAAACCATCCCACTCAATATTTTGTCAACCAACTAGATTGATATTTTGGCTGAAACAGTCAAAATAGACCTTTAAAAACTCCGTTGTATCATTTTATTCAACTTTGTTGAATAAAATACACATTGATTATATTATATTCTTTTTATAAAGTAAATACTTTTTCTATTTTTTGAATGTTCTACAAATAAATTACTAAAACTGCACATAGAGTCGGCTTATTCAGAAAGTTTACTTGTTCTTTAAAAGATACGTTTTCTTTTTTTGTAACTCAATAATGCATAATTCTTTCGTGTAAAATAAGCGACTATTCTGCTGAAATAAGATAAGAGTTGTAATTACGTTTCACTATAAGTCATGAATCTTTTCGTTATACATTTGAAGAGCAGCTACTTGCATATTTTAAAATCATAGAGTTAAATAGAAGTTCTGTAGACACGCATGAAGGGGAAGCATAGGATCGCCGATCTGAGTCCAAGTGGCTTGAAATTAATCTCGAAATTACACATACTTATCGAAATGAAACTAACCATTCGCTTTGTTTTAAATGAAAACAATTACAGTACTAATACCTAATAATAAAGAATACGAATTTACCATTTAGGGATCCGCTATTTTGAGAAAGATATATTGCCCTAACTTATATCCCCCTAGACTAGTTGCCATACTCGCTACAATTCAAAAATAAGCTGTT from the Pueribacillus theae genome contains:
- a CDS encoding hydantoinase/oxoprolinase family protein, with the translated sequence MGYEVGIDIGGTFTDVVVTGTNQLWTAKALSTKDIVSGILVGLEEVSKRMDIGVRQLVPKINRFVLGNTIVTNAIDEMRLAKVGLLTTKGFADTLRIARSARGSEYDPHLQKPKPDIVDRQNIVEITERVDVNGDEVVKLDEEQIRNELKNLLDKGVQAIAVCFLFSFRNPKHEQRVKEILAELAPEVPCTLSSEIAPMYREYERMVTTVLDAAVKPIVERHFEELERKFNKYGLQCEIKIMQVNGGFASIGDVIKKPIYMFNSGPVGGVVASKAIGNKLNIDKIITADMGGTTFDTSFISDGEARIVQRAEIGEFSTSLTVVDIEGIGAGGGSIAWLDSRGLLRVGPKSAGANPGPVCYDNGGTEPTVTDAAVVLNLLDPNYYLGGSVEINRDKAVQAIKDKLADSLDLSIEKTASGIYQLTIHQMANAIRSITINRGYDPRDFSLVSFGGATGLFVAAIGHELGINEIIIPKQASVFSATGLLQAEAIYTTSKTAPWTFNQSIDYLNTVFNELDQKALEWFEKESIPEETRILIREVDMKFNGQIFEVATRIPNGVLTEEDKTVIRQSFIEDYEKEFGAGTAWEDAEILLVNARIRAVGGSKEAAGKQMKELRTGVELLRKDMRDVFEPMSGELLNIPVYRDGIESAVSGTCILELPDTTIFVPKGGTLEPLDSLDGYRLVLK